GGTATTCCTGTGCGCCGCGTGTGCGCTTGAGGGCGCCGAGCTTCACCGCGTTGCGGGTGGCGGTGCGGTCACGCACATCGGTCACCTCCTGGGGTGACAGGAAGACCTTGAGGTCGGGGCCGCTGGCGGTGCTGAAATCCTCGTTGAACAGCAGGTAGGTGCCGTCGGCGCGGGTCTCCAGTGACCAGGTGCCGTCGATCCGCTCGGCGGTGACGTCGAAGCCGCTGCGGGCCGGTGCCTCCTGCGCAGAGGCGGGAAGGGAGGCGGCGGGAAGGGCAGCGGCGGCCAGACCTGCCAGTGCCACGAGGGCGGCTGCTGTGAAGGTCTTCAAGCGGGCAATCGGGCGCATGGGGGTGTCCTCCGGGAGGGGTGCCAGGGCCCTTACTGTCCCCGTCGGGCCGCTCACATGCCATCCAACATCGCGTGAGGGGCCGGTGAAGCGGGCGTGAGCGGGGACTCCCGGCACGCAAAAGGCCGGAAACCGGGCGTTTCAGGCTGCCAGCTCCTTCAAATCCGGATTGCAGCCCCCATATCGCGGCTGTGGACAGGATCGGGCGCTGCGGCTACAACCTGTCCAAATTCTCGCAGGTGCGAGAGCGTATTTTGCGCGGATTCCTGCCGGTTTCGCGCCCAGACGCAAGGAGCGGACGCTCATGCTGCTGACCATGCTGAAATGCAAGCTGCACCGTGCCACGGTGACCGGGGCGGACCTTCACTATGAAGGTTCCATCGCCATCGACCGTGACCTGATGGACGCGGCGGGCCTGCTGCCGAACGAGCAGGTCGATATCTACAATATCGATAATGGCGAGCGCTTCACGACCTATGTCATCGAAGGCGCGCGCGGCAGCAAGGTGATCGCGCTCAACGGTGCGGCTGCCCGCAAGGTGTGCATCGGTGACAAGGTCATCATCGCAGCTTACGCGCAAGTGGAAGCGGAAGAAGCCCGCAACTACAACCCCACCGCGATCTTGCTCGGCGAGGGCAATGAGGTTCAGACTGCGGCCTAGATTTCTTTCCCATGTGAAAGGCTGGCCGCAGATGATCCGCACCATTTCGTTTCATTTTTTCGCCGCCGTGATCCTGCTGGTCGCGGCGGTTTCGTCTGTCCGGGCGGACCCCGCCGGGCCGGGCTATGCAGCGGTCTATGCGCCGGAGGCAGCTTTCGAGGAATGTCGCGGGGCGACGGCGGCGGACGCGATGACCTGCGCTGCCAAGGCCTGCGCGGCGGCCGTGGGCTCGGCTGATGACTGCTACACGCTGGTGGCATGCGACGCCGGCGGCTGGGCCGCCATCATGGGGGTGATGCTGGAGGAGATCCATTTCACCACGGCGAGCTGCGGCGCGCCGACGCGGGAGGCCGCCATCGAGGAGATGAAGGCCCGCTGCGCCGGCTATCTGCCGCATATGAAGGAATGCTGGCTGTCCCGCGTCATTCCCCTGCATGGCGACGAGGATGCCGCTGAAGCGGTGGAGATCAGCTGGTCGAAGGCTGACTTCGAGGGCTGAAGACGCTTCAGCGACCCTTTCCTCCTATGCCGCTATGTCACGGCGTCGAAGCGGGCCGCATAGGGCTCGAGCGGCAGGCCGAAGGCACGGCAGCAGAACGAGATGGTGTGGTAGTAGCCTGCCAGCACAACGAGTTCGATCAGCTGCTCCTCGCTGAAAACATCGCGCAGGGCGGTCCACAGGGCGTCATCGACGCTGCTGGTCTCGTGCAGGCTGTCGGCCAGGCGCAGGATCAGGCGGTCTTCCTCTTCCTCCCAGCACGGATCATCCGGCAGGCCGGTGACGATCGACCGGGACTGGTCCGGGGTGATGCCGCCGCGCTCGCCGAAGAAGGCAATGTGGACACCCCATTCATATTCGGCGCCGCACAGGGCGGTGGTGCGGTCGATCATCACTTCGCGCTGGCGCAGGGTGAGGGTGCCCCTGTCGAGCAGGCCGCCGGACATCATGCGGCTGAAGACGCGCGGATTGCGGGCAAGCGTGGTGAACAGCACCAGCGGCGGCACGCCCTCGGGCATGACCTTGTCGAGATGTCTGGCGATGCCTTCCGCATAAGGCGGAGTGGCGGGGGTAATGCGGCCTGATGCGGGCGCGGGGTCTGTGGCTTGTGTCATCTGGTGGCTCCCAATAGGATGCTATGAATTTCGTAGCGTGCTATGAAAATAATAGCAACCGGCCGGTGTGCAAGAGGGAATCTGCAGGCAACGGCAGGAGGCAGGAGCGGAAGAGACCGTGGCCAGATCGCCAAAGAATAATGCGCCGGAGACCCCGAAACCGGGGCAGCCGGTGCGCGGGTCACGCACCGGGCGGCCGGTCATGGTGCTGCTGGACCTTCTGGGCCGGCGCGGCGCCCTGCGCATCATCTGGGAATTGCGGCAGGACGCGCTCACCTTCCGGGCGCTGCAGGATGCCGCCGAGCTGACGCCCTCGACGCTCAATACGCGGCTGAAAGAGCTGCGTGACGCCCGCATCGTGGCGCTGGGGGAGGGCGGCTATGCCCTGACAGCGCAAGGCCATGAGCTGCGGCAGAGCCTGGCGGCGCTGACGCAATGGGCTGAGGTGTGGGCAGGCGACCTGCACTAGGGCTCGCGGGCGTGCACGAAAAAACCGGCCCGCCATTGCTGACGGACCGGTGTTGCGTTTTCGCAAGCTGTGCGCGGCTGCTATTCCAGCTCGATGACCAGGGTCACACTGGCGGTGATTTCCTGGGTGCCGCCAGCCACGGGGGCAGCCTTGCCGCCGAAATCGGCAGCTTCGGCGCGCATCATCATCACCGGCTGCGGGGTGTAGCCGCCATTCTCGGAGATGGTGATGACCTTGCCGAGATTGGCGCCGGCGGCCTGGGTGAGCAGGGTGGCGCGGCGCAGGGCATCCTCGACGGCCTGGGTACGGGCCTTGTCGGTCAGCGCCTGGGTGTCGTCGATATAGAAATTCACGCCATTCACATTGTTGGCGCCGGCGGTCACCAGCTCATCGAGCACGGCACCCACTTTCGTCAGGTCACGGATGATGACGGAGACGTTGTTGAAGGCGCGGTAGCCGGTGATCTTCGGCTCTTCCTGGCTGCCGTCCGGCTTGCGCGGGGAATGGGAATAGACCGGGCTGACGGAGAAGTTGGAGGTGCGGATGTCATCCTCGGCGATGCCGGCGGATTTGATGGCGCTGAATACCTTGCTCATCTTGTCCGTATTGGCGGTGAGCGCCTCGCGGGCGGTCTCGGCCTCGGTGACGACACCGGCATTGACGCTGGCGGTGTCCGGCTTGGCGGTGACGCTGCCTTCGCCCTGGATGGTGATGGTGCGGACGGGCCGCTTCATTTCCTGCGCCATGGCGGGGGCCGCCAGCAGCATGGCACCGGCAAAGGCTGCCGCGATCATGGAGGGGAGGGGAATGGGTCGGGCGCGCATGGCAGGCTCCTTGGTTGATGGTTGGTCCGTTGGCGGACGAGATCCTGTGGCTCATATGTGAGCGGGCCGGGCACCGGCGCTTGTGGTCCTGTTGTCGGCTGCAATCGTGACGACATTGCGGACGAAACTATGCCCCAATCGTGACGGT
The sequence above is drawn from the Pyruvatibacter mobilis genome and encodes:
- a CDS encoding DM13 domain-containing protein, which produces MRPIARLKTFTAAALVALAGLAAAALPAASLPASAQEAPARSGFDVTAERIDGTWSLETRADGTYLLFNEDFSTASGPDLKVFLSPQEVTDVRDRTATRNAVKLGALKRTRGAQEYRLPDGIDLSAFRSLLIHCERYSHFWGGAAL
- the panD gene encoding aspartate 1-decarboxylase — encoded protein: MLLTMLKCKLHRATVTGADLHYEGSIAIDRDLMDAAGLLPNEQVDIYNIDNGERFTTYVIEGARGSKVIALNGAAARKVCIGDKVIIAAYAQVEAEEARNYNPTAILLGEGNEVQTAA
- a CDS encoding carboxymuconolactone decarboxylase family protein — its product is MTQATDPAPASGRITPATPPYAEGIARHLDKVMPEGVPPLVLFTTLARNPRVFSRMMSGGLLDRGTLTLRQREVMIDRTTALCGAEYEWGVHIAFFGERGGITPDQSRSIVTGLPDDPCWEEEEDRLILRLADSLHETSSVDDALWTALRDVFSEEQLIELVVLAGYYHTISFCCRAFGLPLEPYAARFDAVT
- a CDS encoding winged helix-turn-helix transcriptional regulator — translated: MVLLDLLGRRGALRIIWELRQDALTFRALQDAAELTPSTLNTRLKELRDARIVALGEGGYALTAQGHELRQSLAALTQWAEVWAGDLH
- a CDS encoding SIMPL domain-containing protein, whose amino-acid sequence is MRARPIPLPSMIAAAFAGAMLLAAPAMAQEMKRPVRTITIQGEGSVTAKPDTASVNAGVVTEAETAREALTANTDKMSKVFSAIKSAGIAEDDIRTSNFSVSPVYSHSPRKPDGSQEEPKITGYRAFNNVSVIIRDLTKVGAVLDELVTAGANNVNGVNFYIDDTQALTDKARTQAVEDALRRATLLTQAAGANLGKVITISENGGYTPQPVMMMRAEAADFGGKAAPVAGGTQEITASVTLVIELE